The Saccharothrix variisporea genome has a segment encoding these proteins:
- a CDS encoding beta strand repeat-containing protein, protein MLGTGIASAQENVNPDAPPSPLDARLRVPIDVEENNLGTPVGNRDLPEVHREIGTENVPQPEAVTKNPLVRDAQARARQVDTSQVTRGNAIDGDVVAPVHACGNAVGAGGDAHADGECAQFTPSTGKTRTDGSRGALAGNVAAVHNASPIGATGNAAALGANAYSESYARQDAAAGGDVTTGGSDGSLSGNILGVQQATPFRASNNAAGVGGIANTSSHADSEAQAGGSLATNGDRSTLGGNTAGVPFAPITSVEGNALGAAGNADTTADNRSTAIAGDTGPTRSSHESWLSTSGENATVAGNALQPQLAGPATVNNNALAGVGNADTETRSDNNAQAGGWAKTSGQDSTLSGNFGDAPVALPVGGAGNSGSLLGNTSSTHAADTDATAGGATYTRGDRAVLSANSTNAAPAGALDACGNGLAGGGIAGAQCENEVDSSAGGYNGTTGNDSVLSGNIGQAPVALPAEGFGNAGGVGGLATGNADEDKVIRAGGAPNARDDNGTVSSNVVTTPTAIGGQGFGNAGALVGNPTSKTDSDTAITTGGPTSATGRHGSMSGNIVEAPTSNPAQVPGNTVVAVGNGASDLSNKLNSRSGGNSSSEGDNGAFTGNVLSVPQASSPQVFGSAVGAGSNAKSAVDNEFASFSGGDIATSGNQGSVSGNGVTAQPALALQTFADTVTAAGNGRSDVSDQSAVIAGGDQQTEAWNSSLSGNLLNVPANAKPGVFGDAATVGGLADSDADSLSLTQSGGDTETKGSGSGTSHDLSVPAETRPAVFDVPADVLGTARTDLAEASAERTGDEPEGQGGPRKTVPKGINLPTGVDHLMKPTELPNLSSLDRLSGLGALDLSDLRKFDLSVLRGLELSQIRDLGAPQVRGVDVTRVSDLDVTRKALPKPPTLSELVDLEHMPVNQIPNPKLVGELLATQTAGLPQLNTKALVPSELPAKLPAKAPSTSVADKKLPTPSLPGKLPAGGLPKLPAVPGVSKLTGITRAPQLGHLKELQRLSELRRVPQAVVNASDTDIHERSFGGTLPLFGGTLGVTPVVQGLPLLPGPQTSTPRELASPLPLPVVVPLPGVAQPRTAAPALPGVPSAGPAVPSLSGASLSGLNVNPLNGKVEGPKERTSAPALAGLDAMGIFDALGHLDATQVLPKL, encoded by the coding sequence ATGCTCGGTACGGGCATCGCTTCAGCCCAGGAGAACGTCAACCCCGACGCTCCGCCGTCGCCGCTGGACGCCCGGCTCCGCGTGCCGATCGACGTCGAGGAGAACAACCTGGGCACCCCGGTCGGGAACCGGGACCTGCCGGAGGTCCACCGCGAGATCGGCACCGAGAACGTGCCGCAGCCCGAAGCGGTCACCAAGAACCCCCTGGTCCGCGACGCGCAGGCCCGCGCCCGCCAGGTCGACACCAGCCAGGTGACCCGCGGCAACGCCATCGACGGCGACGTCGTCGCCCCGGTCCACGCGTGCGGCAACGCGGTCGGCGCTGGCGGCGACGCCCACGCCGACGGCGAGTGCGCGCAGTTCACGCCCAGCACCGGCAAGACCCGCACCGACGGCTCGCGCGGCGCGCTCGCCGGCAACGTCGCCGCGGTCCACAACGCCAGCCCGATCGGCGCCACCGGCAACGCCGCCGCCCTCGGCGCGAACGCCTACTCCGAGTCCTACGCCCGGCAGGACGCCGCAGCCGGCGGCGACGTGACCACCGGCGGCTCGGACGGCTCGCTGTCCGGCAACATCCTCGGCGTCCAGCAGGCGACGCCGTTCCGCGCCAGCAACAACGCGGCCGGCGTCGGCGGCATCGCCAACACCTCCTCGCACGCCGACAGCGAGGCCCAGGCCGGCGGTTCGCTGGCCACCAACGGCGACCGCAGCACCCTCGGCGGCAACACCGCGGGCGTCCCGTTCGCCCCGATCACCTCGGTCGAGGGCAACGCGCTCGGCGCGGCGGGCAACGCCGACACCACCGCCGACAACCGCAGCACCGCGATCGCCGGCGACACCGGCCCGACCCGCAGCAGCCACGAGTCGTGGCTGTCCACCAGCGGCGAGAACGCCACCGTCGCGGGCAACGCGCTCCAGCCGCAGCTCGCCGGCCCCGCCACGGTCAACAACAACGCCCTGGCCGGCGTCGGCAACGCCGACACCGAGACCCGGTCGGACAACAACGCCCAGGCGGGCGGCTGGGCCAAGACCAGCGGCCAGGACTCGACCCTGTCGGGCAACTTCGGCGACGCCCCGGTCGCGCTGCCGGTCGGCGGCGCGGGCAACTCGGGCTCCCTGCTCGGCAACACCTCCTCCACCCACGCCGCCGACACCGACGCCACCGCGGGCGGCGCGACGTACACCCGCGGCGACCGCGCGGTGCTGTCGGCGAACTCGACCAACGCGGCCCCGGCCGGCGCGCTCGACGCGTGCGGCAACGGCCTGGCCGGCGGCGGCATCGCGGGCGCGCAGTGCGAGAACGAGGTCGACTCCAGCGCCGGCGGCTACAACGGCACCACCGGCAACGACTCGGTCCTGTCCGGCAACATCGGCCAGGCGCCGGTGGCGCTGCCCGCCGAGGGCTTCGGCAACGCGGGCGGTGTCGGCGGCCTGGCCACCGGCAACGCCGACGAGGACAAGGTGATCCGGGCCGGCGGGGCGCCCAACGCCCGCGACGACAACGGCACCGTGTCCAGCAACGTGGTCACCACGCCCACCGCCATCGGCGGCCAGGGCTTCGGCAACGCCGGCGCGCTGGTCGGCAACCCGACCTCGAAGACCGACAGCGACACCGCCATCACCACCGGCGGCCCGACGTCGGCCACCGGCCGGCACGGCTCGATGTCCGGCAACATCGTCGAGGCCCCGACCTCGAACCCGGCGCAGGTGCCCGGCAACACCGTCGTGGCGGTCGGCAACGGCGCGTCCGACCTGAGCAACAAGCTCAACTCCCGCTCGGGCGGCAACTCCTCCTCCGAGGGCGACAACGGCGCGTTCACCGGCAACGTCCTGTCGGTGCCGCAGGCGTCCTCGCCGCAGGTGTTCGGCTCGGCGGTCGGCGCGGGCAGCAACGCCAAGAGCGCGGTGGACAACGAGTTCGCCTCCTTCTCCGGCGGCGACATCGCCACCTCCGGCAACCAGGGCTCGGTGTCGGGCAACGGCGTCACGGCGCAGCCCGCCCTGGCGTTGCAGACCTTCGCCGACACGGTGACCGCGGCGGGCAACGGCCGCTCCGACGTCAGCGACCAGTCCGCCGTGATCGCGGGCGGCGACCAGCAGACCGAGGCGTGGAACAGCTCGCTGTCGGGCAACCTGCTCAACGTGCCGGCCAACGCCAAGCCCGGCGTGTTCGGCGACGCGGCGACCGTGGGCGGCCTGGCCGACTCCGACGCCGACTCCCTGAGCCTGACCCAGTCCGGTGGCGACACCGAGACCAAGGGCTCGGGTTCGGGCACCTCGCACGACCTGTCCGTGCCCGCCGAGACCCGGCCGGCCGTGTTCGACGTGCCCGCCGACGTGCTCGGCACCGCCCGCACCGACCTGGCCGAGGCCTCGGCGGAGCGGACCGGCGACGAGCCGGAGGGCCAGGGCGGCCCGCGCAAGACCGTGCCGAAGGGCATCAACCTGCCCACCGGCGTGGACCACCTGATGAAGCCGACCGAGCTGCCGAACCTGTCCAGCCTGGACCGGCTCTCCGGCCTGGGCGCGCTGGACCTGTCCGACCTGCGCAAGTTCGACCTGTCGGTGCTGCGCGGCCTGGAGCTGTCGCAGATCCGCGACCTGGGCGCGCCCCAGGTGCGGGGCGTGGACGTGACCCGCGTCAGCGACCTCGACGTGACCCGCAAGGCGCTGCCGAAGCCGCCGACCCTGTCGGAGCTGGTCGACCTGGAGCACATGCCGGTCAACCAGATCCCGAACCCGAAGCTGGTCGGCGAGCTGCTCGCCACCCAGACCGCGGGTCTGCCGCAGCTGAACACCAAGGCGCTCGTGCCGAGCGAGCTGCCCGCGAAGCTGCCCGCCAAGGCGCCGTCCACCAGCGTGGCGGACAAGAAGCTGCCCACGCCGTCGCTGCCCGGCAAGCTGCCCGCCGGTGGCCTGCCCAAGCTGCCCGCGGTGCCGGGCGTCTCGAAGCTGACCGGCATCACCCGCGCGCCGCAGCTGGGTCACCTCAAGGAGCTGCAGCGCCTGTCGGAGCTGCGCCGGGTGCCGCAGGCCGTCGTCAACGCCTCGGACACGGACATCCACGAGCGCTCGTTCGGCGGCACGCTGCCGCTGTTCGGCGGCACCCTCGGCGTGACCCCGGTGGTCCAGGGCCTGCCGCTGCTGCCCGGCCCGCAGACGTCCACCCCGCGTGAGCTGGCGTCCCCGCTGCCGCTGCCGGTCGTCGTGCCGCTGCCGGGCGTGGCCCAGCCGCGCACCGCCGCCCCGGCCCTGCCGGGCGTCCCGTCGGCCGGCCCCGCCGTGCCGTCGCTGTCCGGCGCGTCGCTGAGCGGCCTGAACGTCAACCCGCTGAACGGCAAGGTCGAGGGCCCGAAGGAGCGCACCTCGGCTCCGGCCCTGGCCGGCCTGGACGCGATGGGCATCTTCGACGCCCTGGGCCACCTGGACGCCACCCAGGTGCTGCCGAAGCTCTGA
- a CDS encoding GGDEF domain-containing protein — MRTVQTTTSRPVWDELVSELPVGVLLQDDRGTVLAGNRLAAALLGVPATTLPGYRLPQARDESGAQLPTCAELAAQVLRTGAALTIPVVLPHARVWADIHPLSGRGQVLVLLRPVQQDVPHSANLLDALTGLPGRALLLDRLDQALTRARTHGTLATLVLLDVHQLAEVNRTHGFQRGDELLAVIGGRLREGLREDYTVARYGGDEFAVVAEHPNGNGEAVAARARELAGRAVRLGGTRIQPGVRVCWVTSDGDAPLHSVIAHVEERLRH; from the coding sequence ATGCGTACCGTGCAGACAACGACTTCCCGTCCGGTGTGGGACGAACTGGTCTCCGAACTGCCCGTCGGCGTGCTGCTGCAGGACGACCGCGGCACCGTCCTCGCCGGCAACCGCCTGGCCGCCGCCCTGCTGGGCGTCCCGGCGACGACCCTGCCCGGCTACCGCCTGCCGCAGGCGCGGGACGAGTCCGGGGCGCAGCTGCCGACATGCGCCGAGCTGGCCGCGCAGGTGCTGCGGACCGGGGCGGCGCTGACCATCCCGGTGGTGCTGCCGCACGCGCGGGTGTGGGCGGACATCCACCCGCTGTCCGGGCGCGGCCAGGTGCTGGTGCTGCTGCGGCCCGTGCAGCAGGACGTGCCGCACAGCGCGAACCTGCTGGACGCGCTGACCGGTCTGCCGGGTCGGGCGCTGCTGCTGGACCGCCTGGACCAGGCGCTGACCCGGGCCCGGACGCACGGGACGCTCGCCACGCTCGTGCTCCTCGACGTGCACCAGCTCGCCGAGGTGAACCGGACGCACGGGTTCCAGCGCGGTGACGAGCTGCTCGCGGTGATCGGCGGGCGGCTGCGGGAGGGGCTGCGGGAGGACTACACGGTGGCCCGGTACGGCGGGGACGAGTTCGCCGTGGTCGCCGAGCACCCCAACGGCAACGGCGAGGCGGTGGCGGCGCGGGCCCGGGAGCTGGCGGGGCGGGCGGTGCGCCTGGGCGGGACGCGGATCCAGCCGGGGGTTCGCGTGTGCTGGGTGACCAGCGACGGCGACGCGCCGCTGCACTCGGTGATCGCGCACGTCGAGGAACGCCTGCGGCACTGA
- a CDS encoding exonuclease domain-containing protein, which yields MGYAVVDVETTGFAARRSDRVVEVAVVQLDARGEPTGEWCTLLNPGRDLGPQHVHRISAADVWAAPTFAQVAGALTDRLAGRVLVAHNLAFDARFLAAEFARLGVELELDGLCTMRLAPPGAGRSLRDCCAAVGIDLEDAHSALHDARATARLFAHYLRNGVPAAAPVPWPRLPGDAVEVRRGNATPSRKAHHVELRVGDVVVFTGQTADPRDVWISRARAAGLVSHGYVTRATRLVVAADPFTLSTKARRARAYEVPVVSEAEFADALTVLSCARKDHRTGWHKAY from the coding sequence ATGGGGTACGCCGTGGTCGACGTGGAGACGACCGGGTTCGCCGCCCGCCGGTCGGACCGCGTGGTCGAGGTGGCGGTCGTGCAGCTGGACGCGCGCGGCGAGCCGACCGGCGAGTGGTGCACGCTGCTCAACCCGGGCCGGGACCTCGGGCCGCAGCACGTGCACCGGATCAGCGCGGCGGACGTGTGGGCCGCGCCGACGTTCGCGCAGGTCGCGGGCGCGTTGACGGACCGGCTCGCGGGTCGGGTGCTGGTCGCGCACAACCTCGCGTTCGACGCCCGCTTCCTCGCCGCCGAGTTCGCGCGGCTGGGTGTGGAGCTGGAGTTGGACGGCCTGTGCACGATGCGCCTGGCGCCGCCGGGTGCGGGCAGGTCGCTGCGGGACTGCTGCGCCGCCGTCGGGATCGACCTGGAGGACGCCCACTCGGCGCTGCACGACGCCCGCGCCACGGCACGGCTGTTCGCCCACTACCTGCGCAACGGCGTGCCCGCGGCGGCACCGGTGCCGTGGCCGCGGCTGCCCGGCGACGCGGTCGAGGTGCGTCGGGGCAACGCGACACCCTCCCGGAAAGCGCACCACGTCGAGCTGCGCGTCGGTGACGTGGTGGTGTTCACCGGGCAGACCGCCGACCCCCGGGACGTGTGGATCTCCCGCGCCCGCGCGGCCGGGTTGGTCAGCCACGGCTACGTCACCCGGGCCACGCGGCTGGTGGTGGCGGCCGACCCGTTCACGCTGTCCACCAAGGCGCGGCGGGCGCGGGCCTACGAGGTGCCGGTGGTGTCCGAGGCCGAGTTCGCGGACGCGCTGACCGTTCTGTCCTGCGCACGCAAAGATCACCGGACCGGGTGGCACAAGGCCTATTGA
- a CDS encoding TetR/AcrR family transcriptional regulator, translating to MPPDAARRSERSRRAVLEAALELVEAVGYARLTIEAVAARAGVGKQTIYRWWPSKGPLLFDALVEYGPAEGEPLPWGELGDDLRRELRHAVRQLEERRFDQVCRVLVHEARTDLVTLLLTPRRMRLEERLALAQRAGEIRGDVDVPAAAELLLAPVYQRWLLRTGPLTGTFSDTVVALALRALCA from the coding sequence ATGCCACCCGACGCGGCGCGGCGCAGCGAGCGGTCCCGGCGGGCCGTGTTGGAGGCGGCGCTGGAGTTGGTCGAGGCGGTGGGGTACGCGCGGTTGACCATCGAGGCGGTGGCCGCGCGCGCCGGGGTGGGCAAGCAGACGATCTACCGGTGGTGGCCGTCGAAGGGGCCGCTGCTGTTCGACGCGCTGGTCGAGTACGGGCCGGCCGAGGGCGAGCCGCTGCCGTGGGGCGAGCTCGGCGACGACCTGCGCCGGGAGCTGCGGCACGCGGTGCGGCAGCTGGAAGAGCGCCGGTTCGACCAGGTGTGCCGGGTGCTGGTGCACGAAGCCCGGACCGACCTGGTGACGCTGCTGCTCACGCCCCGCCGGATGCGGCTGGAGGAACGGTTGGCGCTGGCGCAGCGGGCCGGGGAGATCCGGGGTGACGTGGACGTGCCCGCGGCGGCCGAGTTGCTGCTGGCGCCGGTCTACCAGCGGTGGCTGCTGCGGACCGGGCCGTTGACGGGCACGTTCTCCGACACGGTGGTGGCGTTGGCGCTCCGCGCGCTGTGCGCGTGA
- a CDS encoding TetR/AcrR family transcriptional regulator has product MTVPKVVDHDQRRREIVEALWHIASTRGLEGVSLGEVATAAGVSKGLVQHYFGTRDQLLMHATGYLRERVEQRIAARVAAAPDSASGTLRAVLVALLPTDDDSRTESLVANAFLVRAHNDPVLTARFREGTSQVRNALTAAIGAAQRDGDLRADLDPAREADLLLALVSGLGEALLLGHHTPDAAVALLDHHLGRLATAGGPGFGHDG; this is encoded by the coding sequence GTGACCGTGCCCAAGGTGGTCGACCACGATCAACGACGACGCGAGATCGTCGAGGCGCTCTGGCACATCGCGAGCACCCGGGGCTTGGAGGGGGTGAGCCTGGGCGAGGTGGCCACCGCCGCCGGTGTGTCCAAGGGCCTGGTCCAGCACTACTTCGGGACCCGCGACCAACTCCTGATGCACGCCACCGGCTACCTCCGGGAACGGGTGGAGCAGCGGATCGCCGCCAGGGTCGCCGCCGCGCCCGACAGCGCGTCGGGGACCTTGCGCGCGGTCCTGGTCGCGCTGCTCCCCACCGACGACGACAGCCGCACCGAGTCCCTGGTGGCCAACGCGTTCCTGGTCCGCGCCCACAACGACCCCGTCCTCACGGCCCGCTTCCGCGAAGGCACCTCCCAGGTCCGCAACGCCCTCACCGCCGCGATCGGTGCCGCCCAACGCGACGGTGACCTGCGCGCCGACCTCGACCCCGCGCGGGAGGCGGACCTCCTGCTCGCCCTGGTCAGCGGTCTCGGCGAAGCCCTGCTCCTGGGCCACCACACCCCGGACGCGGCGGTGGCGCTCCTGGACCACCACCTGGGCAGGCTGGCGACGGCGGGCGGGCCGGGCTTCGGTCACGACGGGTGA
- a CDS encoding alpha/beta fold hydrolase: protein MSVGTFASPRARTEFDAAYEAGMRALPAPADTRDVPTDFGTVRVYRFGPARGAPIVLLPGRSGTTVMWLPNLAAFAEHHPVYALDLLGEPGRSEQTAPIRDAADQAVWLGTVLAALDLDGVHLVGVSIGGWHACNLAVRVPDRLASVSLVDPANTLGRMPAKLVLRAALAGLPLVSRWGRPAFLSWIAGGATVPKDDPATAVLDAGMRGYRMRLPVPEYFTDDQLRSIRVPVLALIAGRSAIHHPEAALTRARTLIPHVHAELWPTATHAISGSHATEVNAAVLRFITEVQEEVAR, encoded by the coding sequence ATGAGCGTGGGGACGTTCGCCTCACCGCGAGCCCGGACCGAGTTCGACGCGGCGTACGAGGCGGGGATGCGCGCCCTGCCCGCACCGGCGGACACCCGGGACGTGCCGACCGACTTCGGGACGGTGCGGGTGTACCGGTTCGGGCCGGCGCGAGGCGCCCCGATCGTGCTGCTGCCGGGACGCAGCGGCACCACCGTCATGTGGCTGCCCAACCTCGCCGCGTTCGCCGAGCACCACCCGGTGTACGCGCTGGACCTGCTCGGCGAACCGGGCCGCAGCGAACAGACCGCCCCCATCCGCGACGCAGCCGACCAGGCCGTCTGGCTGGGGACCGTCCTCGCCGCGCTGGACCTGGACGGCGTCCACCTCGTCGGCGTGTCGATCGGCGGCTGGCACGCGTGCAACCTGGCCGTGCGCGTCCCCGACCGACTGGCCTCGGTCAGCCTGGTCGACCCCGCGAACACCCTCGGCCGCATGCCGGCGAAGCTGGTGCTCCGAGCCGCCCTGGCCGGCCTGCCGCTGGTCTCGCGCTGGGGACGCCCGGCCTTCCTGAGCTGGATCGCCGGCGGCGCCACCGTGCCGAAGGACGACCCGGCCACCGCGGTGCTCGACGCCGGCATGCGCGGCTACCGCATGAGGCTGCCCGTGCCGGAGTACTTCACCGACGACCAACTGCGGTCGATCCGCGTCCCGGTCCTGGCCCTGATCGCCGGCCGCAGCGCCATCCACCACCCCGAGGCCGCCCTCACCAGAGCCCGCACGCTGATCCCCCACGTCCACGCCGAACTGTGGCCCACCGCCACCCACGCCATCTCCGGCTCCCACGCCACCGAGGTCAACGCCGCGGTGCTGCGCTTCATCACCGAAGTCCAGGAGGAGGTAGCGCGATGA
- a CDS encoding TIR domain-containing protein, which translates to MRVFVSYLRRENSRSSLRRVARVVEGLGRPYVDDLVDHSGGERYRAVTEAVRSADVFVGVATPGYPSTPWTRWEFGVALVRGVPRYAVLPDLTLVAAGAPGWPWSSDVEAGLAAAADPDRPPPPPTRPTPLTGGDAARA; encoded by the coding sequence ATGAGGGTCTTCGTGAGCTACTTGCGCCGGGAGAACTCACGCTCCTCGTTGCGCCGCGTGGCGCGCGTGGTGGAGGGCTTGGGTCGCCCGTACGTCGACGATCTCGTGGACCACTCCGGCGGCGAGCGGTACCGGGCCGTGACGGAGGCGGTGCGGTCGGCGGACGTGTTCGTCGGTGTCGCGACGCCCGGTTACCCCTCGACGCCGTGGACGCGCTGGGAGTTCGGGGTGGCGCTGGTGCGGGGCGTGCCGCGGTACGCGGTGTTGCCGGACCTGACACTGGTCGCGGCCGGTGCGCCGGGGTGGCCGTGGTCCTCGGACGTCGAGGCGGGTCTCGCCGCCGCCGCGGACCCCGACCGACCGCCGCCACCGCCCACCCGCCCGACGCCGCTCACCGGCGGTGACGCCGCACGCGCGTGA
- the dnaB gene encoding replicative DNA helicase encodes MALVDDRGMAEPGFERQPPQDLAAEQSVLGGMLLSKDAIADVVEVLAPNDFYRPAHQAIYDCILDLYGRGEPADPITVSAELERRGELLRVGGAPYLHTLIATVPTAANASYYAEIVAEKAVLRRLVEAGTRIVQLGYNGAEGADVDEVVDRAQAAIYEVTERRTTEDYVVLEELLQPTMDEIDAIASRGGSSLGIPTGFADLDELTNGLHPGQMIIVAARPGVGKSTLGLDFARSASVKHGLTSAFFSLEMSKTEIVMRMLSAEARIRLGDMRGGRMSDDDWTRLARRMSEISEAPLFIDDSPNLTMMEIRAKARRLKQRHDLRLMVVDYLQLMSSGKRTESRQQEVSEFSRNLKLIAKELEVPVIAISQLNRGPEQRTDKRPQLSDLRESGSLEQDADMVILINRPDAWERDDPRAGEADLIIAKHRAGPTATITVAHQLHYSRFADLAQG; translated from the coding sequence GTGGCGCTGGTGGACGACCGGGGGATGGCCGAACCCGGGTTCGAGCGACAGCCGCCGCAGGACCTCGCCGCCGAGCAGTCCGTGCTCGGCGGCATGCTGCTGAGCAAGGACGCCATCGCCGACGTGGTCGAGGTGCTGGCGCCCAACGACTTCTACCGACCCGCCCACCAGGCGATCTACGACTGCATCCTCGACCTGTACGGGCGCGGCGAGCCGGCGGACCCGATCACGGTGTCGGCCGAGCTGGAGCGGCGCGGCGAGCTGCTGCGCGTCGGCGGCGCGCCGTACCTGCACACCCTCATCGCGACCGTGCCCACGGCCGCCAACGCGTCGTACTACGCGGAGATCGTCGCCGAGAAGGCCGTCCTGCGCCGCCTGGTCGAGGCCGGCACCCGCATCGTGCAGCTGGGCTACAACGGCGCCGAGGGCGCGGACGTCGACGAGGTCGTGGACCGTGCGCAGGCGGCGATCTACGAGGTCACCGAGCGCCGCACCACCGAGGACTACGTGGTGCTGGAGGAACTGCTCCAGCCGACGATGGACGAGATCGACGCCATCGCCTCCCGCGGCGGCTCGTCCCTGGGCATCCCCACCGGCTTCGCCGACCTGGACGAGCTGACCAACGGCCTGCACCCCGGCCAGATGATCATCGTGGCGGCCAGGCCGGGTGTCGGCAAGTCGACCCTGGGACTGGACTTCGCCCGGTCGGCGTCGGTGAAGCACGGTCTGACCAGCGCGTTCTTCTCGCTGGAAATGAGCAAGACCGAGATCGTCATGCGCATGCTCTCCGCCGAGGCCCGCATCCGGCTCGGCGACATGCGCGGTGGGCGGATGAGTGACGACGACTGGACGCGGCTCGCGCGGCGGATGAGCGAGATCAGCGAGGCGCCGTTGTTCATCGACGACTCGCCGAACCTGACCATGATGGAGATCCGGGCCAAGGCGCGGCGGCTCAAGCAGCGCCACGACCTGCGGCTGATGGTGGTCGACTACCTCCAGCTGATGTCGTCGGGCAAGCGCACCGAGTCCCGCCAGCAGGAGGTGTCGGAGTTCTCCCGGAACCTGAAGCTGATCGCGAAGGAGCTGGAGGTGCCGGTGATCGCGATCAGCCAGCTCAACCGCGGCCCCGAACAGCGCACCGACAAGCGCCCCCAGCTGTCCGACCTGCGCGAGTCCGGCTCGCTGGAGCAGGACGCCGACATGGTCATCCTGATCAACCGCCCGGACGCGTGGGAACGCGACGACCCCCGCGCCGGCGAGGCGGACCTGATCATCGCCAAGCACCGCGCCGGCCCCACGGCCACCATCACGGTCGCCCACCAGCTCCACTACAGCCGCTTCGCCGACCTCGCCCAAGGCTGA
- the rplI gene encoding 50S ribosomal protein L9, with the protein MKLILTADVSGLGGPGDIVEVKDGYGRNYLLPRGLAIVATKGAAKQVEVIRRAQETRRVRDLDHAKEIKAALEGLGSVTLKAKAAVGSKKLFGSVTSSDVVSAVRSAGGPTLDKRAVEIAGHIKTLGKHTVAVRLHPEVTVSLAVEVAAAN; encoded by the coding sequence GTGAAGCTCATCCTCACCGCTGACGTCAGCGGCCTCGGTGGCCCCGGCGACATCGTCGAGGTCAAGGACGGCTACGGCCGCAACTACCTGCTGCCCCGCGGCCTGGCGATCGTCGCCACCAAGGGCGCGGCCAAGCAGGTCGAGGTCATCCGCCGTGCGCAGGAGACCCGCCGCGTCCGCGACCTGGACCACGCCAAGGAGATCAAGGCCGCGCTCGAGGGCCTCGGTTCCGTGACGCTGAAGGCCAAGGCCGCCGTCGGCTCCAAGAAGCTGTTCGGCTCGGTCACCTCGTCCGACGTCGTGTCCGCGGTCCGCTCCGCGGGCGGCCCGACGCTGGACAAGCGCGCCGTCGAGATCGCCGGCCACATCAAGACCCTGGGCAAGCACACGGTCGCCGTGCGCCTGCACCCCGAGGTCACGGTGTCGCTGGCCGTCGAGGTCGCTGCCGCGAACTGA
- the rpsR gene encoding 30S ribosomal protein S18, which translates to MAKPPVRKPKKKVCAFCKDRNANLIDYKDTTLLRKYISDRGKIRARRVTGNCSQHQRDVAVAVKNAREMALLPYTSTAR; encoded by the coding sequence ATGGCCAAGCCGCCTGTGCGCAAGCCCAAGAAGAAGGTCTGCGCGTTCTGCAAGGACCGCAACGCCAACCTGATCGACTACAAGGACACGACCCTGCTGCGGAAGTACATCTCCGACCGCGGCAAGATCCGTGCCCGCCGGGTCACCGGCAACTGCTCCCAGCACCAGCGCGACGTCGCCGTGGCCGTGAAGAACGCCCGCGAGATGGCGCTGCTGCCCTACACCTCGACCGCTCGCTGA
- a CDS encoding single-stranded DNA-binding protein — protein sequence MAGETTITVVGNLTADPELRFTQSGAAVASFTVASTPRTFDRQSGEWKDGEALFLRCNVWRQVAENVAESLTRGSRVLVTGRLRQRSFETKEGEKRTVIELEVDEIGPSLRYATAKVNKVSRGDGGGGFGGGGQSRGGGAPVDDPWGSAPPAGSGGGFSDEPPF from the coding sequence ATGGCAGGCGAGACGACGATCACGGTGGTCGGGAACCTGACCGCCGATCCGGAACTCCGCTTCACCCAGTCCGGTGCCGCGGTGGCGAGCTTCACGGTCGCCTCCACGCCCCGGACCTTCGACCGCCAGTCCGGCGAGTGGAAGGACGGGGAGGCGCTGTTCCTGCGGTGCAACGTGTGGCGGCAGGTCGCGGAGAACGTGGCCGAGTCGCTCACGCGCGGTTCGCGCGTGCTCGTGACCGGGCGCCTGCGCCAGCGTTCCTTCGAGACGAAGGAAGGCGAGAAGCGCACCGTCATCGAGCTGGAGGTCGACGAGATCGGCCCCTCGCTGCGGTACGCGACCGCGAAGGTCAACAAGGTGAGCCGTGGGGACGGCGGCGGCGGCTTCGGCGGCGGCGGTCAGTCCCGTGGCGGTGGCGCCCCGGTGGACGACCCGTGGGGCTCCGCGCCCCCGGCGGGCTCCGGCGGCGGCTTCTCCGACGAGCCCCCCTTCTAG
- the rpsF gene encoding 30S ribosomal protein S6, whose translation MRHYEVMVILDPSLDERTIAPSLDQFLNVIRTSGGNVEKVEVWGKRRLSFEINKNSEGIYAVLDLTSTPDAVKELDRQLGLQETVLRTKVLRREPPKAVAAKA comes from the coding sequence ATGCGTCATTACGAAGTGATGGTCATCCTGGACCCCAGTCTCGACGAGCGCACCATCGCGCCGTCGCTCGACCAGTTCCTCAACGTCATCCGCACCAGCGGCGGGAACGTGGAGAAGGTCGAGGTGTGGGGCAAGCGCCGGTTGAGCTTCGAGATCAACAAGAACAGCGAGGGCATCTACGCGGTGCTCGACCTGACCTCGACCCCCGACGCGGTGAAGGAGCTGGACCGCCAGCTCGGCCTGCAGGAGACGGTGCTCCGGACCAAGGTCCTGCGCCGCGAGCCCCCCAAGGCTGTCGCAGCCAAGGCGTAA